A single window of Dermochelys coriacea isolate rDerCor1 chromosome 14, rDerCor1.pri.v4, whole genome shotgun sequence DNA harbors:
- the LOC119843067 gene encoding olfactory receptor 11A1-like — translation MANADWSNKTAIEFILLGFGNLPEQQGLLFLLFSVIYIVTMVGNILIIILVVIDQHLHTPMYFFLGNLSCLETCYTSTILPRMLVSLLTGDRTISFRGCIVQFYIFGVLVTTECFLLSVMSYDRYLAICKPLHYGVRMNGRFCVLLVAGCWINGFLAITMTTYLMSQLPFCGPGKIDHFFCDFTPMVKLSCSDTHLIDFWVFFLSTACSLPPFLLTVISYVCIITSILRIPSTTERQKAFSTCSSHLIVLTTFYGTLIIVYLLPKTKTLRDLNKVFSIFYTVLTPLVNPLIYSLRNREVKKALRKAISKFIDFMRI, via the coding sequence ATGGCCAATGCAGACTggagcaataaaacagctatagAATTCATCCTCCTgggatttgggaatctccctgaaCAGCAAGGTcttctcttccttttgttttcagtGATCTACATTGTGACCATGGTAGGGAACATACTCATCATTATACTTGTTGTAATTGATCAGCACcttcacacccccatgtacttcttcctgggGAACTTGTCCTGCCTGGAAACCTGCTACACCTCAACTATCCTGCCCAGGATGCTGGTCAGTCTCCTGACGGGGGACAGAACCATCTCATTCAGAGGCTGTATtgtgcaattttatatttttggaGTCCTAGTTACTACAGAGTGTTTTCTCTTATCTGTGATGTCTTATGATCGGTATTTAGCAATATGCAAACCACTGCACTATGGAGTCCGTATGAATGGCAGATTCTGTGTCCTTTTGGTGGCTGGGTGTTGGATAAATGGCTTTTTGGCTATTACCATGACAACATATTTGATGTCACAACTGCCTTTCTGTGGCCCCGGTAAGATTGATCACTTCTTTTGTGATTTCACCCCAATGGTAAAACTCTCCTGCAGTGACACCCACCTAATagatttttgggtgtttttcctGTCAACTGCATGTTCACTGCCACCATTTCTACTAACTGTAATATCCTACGTTTGTATCATCACCTCCATCCTGAGAATCCCTTCCACCACCGAGAGGCAAAAGGCATTTtccacctgctcctcccacctCATTGTGCTTACAACTTTCTATGGGACTCTGATCATTGTTTATCTCCTACCCAAAACTAAAACGCTAAGAGACCTGAACAAAGTATTCTCTATCTTCTACACAGTCCTGACTCCCCTGGTCAATCCCCTCATATACAGCCTGAGAAACAGAGAGGTAAAAAAGGCCCTAAGAAAAGCAATCAGTAAATTTATAGATTTCATGAGAATTTAG